Proteins encoded together in one Kitasatospora albolonga window:
- a CDS encoding aminoacyl-tRNA deacylase — protein MNTPEPTAATPSAPVSPAHPRFAEALARLGLQVEVRRFPDATRTAAEAAAAIGCELSEIVKSLVFAADGVPVLVLMDGSSRVDVELVRRELGAQKVERADAALVRETTGYAIGGVPPFGHATKTRVLADRRLLDHAVVWAAAGTPHTVFPLDPKTLIAHAGATVVDVREPAK, from the coding sequence ATGAACACACCCGAGCCCACCGCGGCCACCCCCTCCGCACCCGTCTCCCCCGCCCACCCCCGTTTCGCCGAAGCCCTGGCCCGACTGGGCCTCCAGGTGGAGGTGCGCCGCTTCCCCGACGCGACCCGCACGGCGGCCGAGGCGGCGGCGGCGATCGGCTGCGAGCTGAGCGAGATCGTCAAGTCCTTGGTCTTCGCGGCGGACGGCGTCCCGGTGCTGGTCCTGATGGACGGTTCGTCCCGGGTGGATGTCGAGCTGGTACGCCGCGAACTCGGCGCGCAGAAGGTCGAGCGGGCGGACGCGGCCCTGGTCCGGGAGACGACCGGCTACGCGATCGGCGGCGTACCCCCCTTCGGCCACGCCACGAAGACCCGCGTCCTGGCGGACCGCCGCCTCCTGGACCACGCCGTGGTGTGGGCGGCGGCGGGCACCCCGCACACGGTGTTCCCGCTCGACCCGAAGACGCTGATCGCCCACGCGGGCGCGACGGTGGTGGATGTGCGCGAGCCCGCGAAGTGA
- a CDS encoding EamA family transporter: MTPLVVLAVLIAAVTHAAWNAIAHAIKDQLLSFTLISGGGLLIGAAMALFVPLPAAGAWPYLLVSAALHVAYMLLLMRSFTLGDFGQMYPIARGTAPLVVTVLAAVFVGERPDAWATTGVAVASAGLVGLALWGIRGSGTRPHWPAIAAALGTGLAIAGYTTVDGVGVRASGTPLGYVAWLMILEGLAIPAYAYYRRRSALAAQLKPFAVRGLLGAALSVVAYGLVLWAQTRAPLAPIAALRESSIIVGAAIGTLFFKERFGGPRIAAAGLMVVGIGLMLHTS; this comes from the coding sequence GTGACCCCGCTGGTCGTGCTGGCGGTCCTCATAGCCGCCGTCACGCACGCCGCCTGGAACGCCATCGCCCACGCCATCAAGGACCAGCTGCTCTCCTTCACCCTGATCTCCGGCGGCGGCCTGCTCATCGGCGCGGCGATGGCCCTCTTCGTCCCGCTCCCGGCGGCCGGGGCATGGCCGTACCTCCTCGTCTCGGCCGCGCTGCACGTGGCGTACATGCTGCTGCTGATGCGGTCGTTCACGCTCGGCGACTTCGGCCAGATGTACCCGATCGCCCGGGGTACGGCCCCGCTGGTGGTGACGGTCCTCGCGGCGGTCTTCGTCGGCGAGCGCCCGGACGCCTGGGCGACGACGGGCGTCGCGGTCGCCTCGGCCGGACTGGTCGGGCTGGCGCTCTGGGGCATCCGAGGCTCCGGCACCCGCCCGCACTGGCCCGCGATCGCGGCGGCCCTCGGCACGGGCCTGGCCATCGCGGGATACACGACGGTGGACGGCGTCGGCGTACGGGCCTCCGGCACACCGCTCGGTTACGTGGCCTGGCTGATGATCCTGGAGGGCCTGGCGATCCCGGCGTACGCGTACTACCGCCGCCGCTCCGCACTGGCCGCCCAGCTCAAGCCGTTCGCGGTACGGGGCCTGCTCGGCGCGGCCCTCTCGGTGGTCGCGTACGGACTGGTCCTCTGGGCCCAGACGAGGGCCCCGCTCGCCCCGATCGCGGCGCTGCGGGAGTCGTCGATCATCGTGGGCGCGGCGATCGGCACGCTGTTCTTCAAGGAGCGCTTCGGGGGGCCGAGGATCGCGGCGGCGGGGCTGATGGTGGTGGGCATCGGCCTGATGCTGCATACGAGTTGA
- a CDS encoding transcriptional regulator, with product MLRIHFTAQDLAYVRLARSPDPLWEIVCSLCRLQTDEGPLAFGPWRRAVAARLRGPGGAGGGGGGGGTDRAVALALRSLVPCGPYIPDFLTPAVDGGTVDLRQGVDRVLSTPRSRLRRELTLLTESVRTGVRGPGATVPGARVRPFAGEPLARGDAGALRALGGLLTAYDAGFVAPYRPWIDAAVASDVAWRSRELAVGGVRALLETFRPMARWSPPVLEVTYPVERDLHLAGRGLLLVPSYFCWRRPITLFDAALLPVLVYPVEKPVESALAPAGPGLPVVSGAPLARLLGPTRAALLYEVASRGCATTSELALAVGCSLPNISQQLAILREAGLTACRKEGRCVLHLPTPLGRRLLETAGAGGYWPTGVGAAAEPATVSAR from the coding sequence GTGTTGCGCATCCATTTCACCGCCCAGGATCTGGCGTACGTCCGTCTCGCCCGGAGCCCCGACCCGCTCTGGGAGATCGTGTGCAGCCTCTGCCGGCTCCAGACCGATGAGGGCCCGCTCGCGTTCGGGCCGTGGCGGCGGGCGGTGGCGGCCCGGCTGCGGGGCCCCGGGGGAGCAGGAGGAGGTGGTGGCGGTGGTGGGACGGATCGTGCGGTCGCGCTCGCGTTGCGGAGCCTGGTGCCGTGCGGGCCGTACATCCCCGACTTCCTGACCCCGGCCGTGGACGGCGGCACCGTCGATCTGCGGCAGGGCGTGGACCGGGTGCTGTCCACGCCCCGGAGCCGCCTGCGCCGGGAGCTGACCCTGCTGACGGAGTCGGTACGGACGGGGGTACGGGGGCCGGGGGCGACGGTGCCGGGGGCGCGGGTGCGGCCGTTCGCGGGGGAGCCGTTGGCGCGGGGCGACGCGGGGGCGCTCCGGGCGCTGGGCGGGCTGCTCACGGCGTACGACGCGGGGTTCGTCGCCCCGTACCGGCCCTGGATCGACGCGGCGGTGGCCTCGGACGTCGCCTGGCGCTCCCGCGAACTCGCCGTGGGAGGGGTGCGGGCCCTGCTGGAGACCTTCCGCCCGATGGCCCGGTGGAGCCCGCCCGTGCTGGAGGTGACGTACCCGGTCGAGCGCGATCTGCATCTGGCGGGGCGCGGACTGCTCCTGGTGCCCTCGTACTTCTGCTGGCGCAGGCCGATCACGTTGTTCGACGCGGCGCTGCTGCCGGTGCTGGTCTATCCGGTGGAGAAGCCGGTGGAGTCTGCCCTCGCCCCTGCCGGTCCCGGGCTGCCCGTCGTCTCCGGTGCCCCGCTCGCCCGGCTGCTGGGGCCGACGCGCGCCGCGCTCCTGTACGAGGTCGCCTCGCGCGGCTGCGCCACGACGTCCGAACTGGCCCTCGCGGTGGGCTGCTCGCTGCCCAACATCAGCCAGCAGCTGGCGATCCTGCGCGAGGCGGGCCTCACCGCCTGCCGCAAGGAGGGCCGGTGCGTGCTGCACCTCCCGACGCCGCTCGGGCGGCGGCTGCTGGAGACGGCGGGGGCGGGTGGGTACTGGCCGACCGGAGTGGGGGCGGCGGCTGAACCCGCGACGGTTTCAGCACGGTGA
- a CDS encoding penicillin-binding protein: MRSGAKVAVVGGVFVLVAGGVGYGAYGMLGGDGGGGGGIASQNATPEVRTGPPSAEETAETAQGFFDAWAAGDAAGAALLTNNEAEAEPVLTSYGEAAHIGKVKITPGPAVGTKVPYTVSATVAFGGKSKPLTYASELTVVRGLTTGKALVDWEPTVVHPKLTKGATLRTGESSAPQIEAVDHNGAVLTKEKYPSLGPILETLRQKYGAVSGGSPGIETWIEAAEDGQPDTTLLTLAKGTPGKLQTTLDAGAQAAAERAVKKYAQSSVVAVKPSTGAIRAVANNPVTEFNVALQGKQAPGSTLKIVTAALLLEKGLVTADGVTECPKEAMYQGRSFHNLKHFALPEGSTFTQSFARSCNTALIKLIDDTKDDAALAKEARDVFGIGLDWKTGVVTTDGSVPEEVGGEAAAQYIGQGTVQMNVLNMASITATARTGTFRQPVIVPQSLDDRPLATAARSLSPAVTQQLNTMMRATAAWGTGARSMATVGGDKGAKTGSAEVDGQETSNSWFTGFSNDLAAAAVVQTGGHGGDAAGPVVAEVLRAGG, from the coding sequence ATGCGCAGTGGAGCGAAGGTCGCCGTGGTCGGCGGAGTGTTCGTCCTCGTGGCCGGCGGAGTCGGCTACGGGGCGTACGGCATGCTCGGCGGCGACGGGGGTGGCGGGGGCGGCATCGCCTCACAGAACGCGACGCCCGAGGTGAGGACGGGGCCGCCGAGCGCGGAGGAGACGGCCGAGACGGCGCAGGGGTTCTTCGACGCCTGGGCGGCCGGGGACGCGGCGGGCGCGGCCCTGCTGACCAACAACGAGGCCGAGGCGGAGCCCGTACTCACCTCGTACGGCGAGGCCGCCCACATCGGCAAGGTGAAGATCACGCCGGGACCGGCGGTCGGTACGAAGGTGCCGTACACCGTCAGCGCCACCGTCGCGTTCGGGGGGAAGTCGAAGCCCCTGACGTACGCCTCGGAGCTCACCGTGGTGCGCGGGCTGACGACCGGGAAGGCGCTGGTGGACTGGGAACCCACCGTCGTACACCCGAAGTTGACCAAGGGCGCCACGCTGAGGACGGGTGAGTCGTCGGCCCCGCAGATCGAGGCGGTCGACCACAACGGCGCCGTGCTCACCAAGGAGAAGTACCCCTCGCTCGGGCCGATCCTGGAGACCCTGCGCCAGAAGTACGGTGCGGTGTCCGGCGGTTCGCCCGGTATCGAGACCTGGATCGAGGCTGCCGAGGACGGGCAGCCGGACACCACTCTGCTGACCCTCGCCAAGGGCACGCCCGGCAAGCTTCAGACGACGCTCGACGCGGGCGCCCAGGCGGCGGCCGAGCGGGCGGTGAAGAAGTACGCGCAGTCGTCGGTGGTCGCGGTGAAGCCGTCCACCGGGGCGATCCGCGCGGTGGCCAACAACCCGGTGACCGAGTTCAACGTGGCGTTGCAGGGCAAGCAGGCGCCCGGCTCGACGCTGAAGATCGTGACGGCGGCGCTGCTGCTGGAGAAGGGGCTCGTCACGGCGGACGGGGTGACGGAGTGTCCCAAGGAGGCGATGTACCAAGGGCGTTCGTTCCACAACCTGAAGCACTTCGCGCTGCCGGAAGGCTCCACGTTCACCCAGAGCTTCGCCCGGTCCTGCAACACCGCCCTCATCAAGCTCATCGACGACACGAAGGACGACGCCGCGCTCGCCAAGGAGGCCCGGGACGTCTTCGGGATCGGCCTGGACTGGAAGACCGGTGTCGTCACCACCGACGGCAGCGTCCCCGAGGAGGTGGGCGGCGAGGCAGCCGCCCAGTACATCGGGCAGGGCACCGTCCAGATGAACGTCCTCAACATGGCGTCCATCACCGCCACTGCCCGCACCGGCACCTTCCGGCAGCCGGTCATCGTCCCGCAGTCGCTGGACGACCGGCCGCTGGCCACGGCCGCGCGCTCGCTGTCGCCCGCCGTCACCCAGCAGCTGAACACCATGATGCGGGCCACGGCGGCCTGGGGCACCGGCGCCAGGTCCATGGCCACGGTGGGCGGCGACAAGGGCGCCAAGACCGGCTCGGCCGAGGTGGACGGACAGGAGACCTCGAACAGCTGGTTCACCGGCTTCAGCAACGACCTCGCCGCGGCGGCGGTCGTCCAGACCGGCGGCCACGGCGGCGACGCGGCGGGGCCGGTGGTGGCCGAGGTGCTGCGGGCGGGCGGCTGA